CGTATACGGTCAAAGTGCAGTTGAAACAACCGTTTGCTCCGTTCCTGTCCGTGTTGACCGACCGTGCAGGGATGATGGTGTCGCCGGAAGCGGTGAAGAAATACGGCGACGATTTTGCCAATCATCCGGTCGGGACCGGCCCGTTCATCTATAAGGAGCGGGTTAAGGGCTCGACCATCACGTTGGAGAAGAACCCGAACTACTGGCAAAAGGGTCTGCCGAAACTGGACAAAGTGGTCTACAAGGTGATGACCGACTCGAATGTTGCGCTGACCAACCTGAAGAGCGGCCAGGTGGATATCACGAACCGGTTCCCGTTCAAAGAGATCGACAGCTACAAGAACGATCCGAAAATCATGGTTGTCAACCAGGCGGACCAAGGATATCAAGGGATGCATCTGAATACGAAAAAACCGCCGTTTGACAAGAAAGAATTGCGGCAGGCTGTGGATCTGCTGATCGATCGCGATGCGATCGTCAAAGTGGTGTTGAACGGTGCGGGCACACCCGGGCATTCGCCGTTTGCTCCTTCCCATTTTGCTTACGGAGATTCGGACAAATACGAGAAACCGAATCTGGAAAAAGCGAAAGAGTTGCTGAAGCAAGCAGGCAAACCGGACGGCTTTACGTTCACGCTGAAAATCGGCACGACGCCGCAAAACCAACAATTGGGCCAAATGATCCAAAACATGCTGAAGCCGGCCGGCATCAACGTAAATCTTGAAAAAGTGGAATTCGGCACCTTGTTGGACCAGGCGAAAAAAGGCAACTTTGAAGCGGTGCAGCTCGGCTGGAGCGGACGGCCGGATCCCGACCAAAACATTTTTGACTTTGTCGTGACCGGAGGTTCGAACAACTACTCGCAATACAGCAATCCGGAAGTCGACAAACTGTTGAATGCCGCCCGGGTGGAAGGCGACGAAGCAAAACGGAAAGCGCTGTACGATCAGGCCATGAAGATCCTGAACGATGATGCCGAATATATTTACTTCTATCACTCGAATACGGTGTTCGGCGTTTCCAAAGCGGTGAAAGGATTCACCTATATTCCGGACGGAATGATTCGCACCGCCAACTTGAGCCTCAGCAAATAAATGCGCCGGATCCCCGCAATGCAGAGAGCGCCGCGAAGCTTTGCGGGACAGGAGGGAGGGGTTGTGAACGATGGCTTTTTTGGTCAGGAGGTTGCTGCTGGCGATTCCGGTGATTCTTTTGGTTACGGTCATGGTGTTTTCGTTGCTGCACATGCTGCCTGGCGATCCGGCAACCGTGATTCTCGGGCAAGAGGCGACGCCCGAGGCGGTGGCCGCGTTGCGGGAAGAACTCGGTCTGAATAAGCCGATCGTGATTCAATACCTGGATTGGCTGGCAGGAGTGCTGCGGGGAGATCTCGGCCGCTCCCTGGTCGACCATACTCCGGTGTCGGAATTGATTGCGCAGCGGCTGCCTGCTACGCTTGAGTTAACGGTCGGCACATTTATCGTCGCGATCCTGATTGCGTTTCCTGCAGGCATCATCTCGGCCACCCGGCCCGGCAAGTGGGTGGACTACGGCAGCACGATGTTTGCGTTGGGCGGCATGTCGATCCCGCATTTTTGGCTTGGGATGATGTTTATCGTGTTTTTCTCCGTAAAATTGGGTTGGTTGCCGGCGTCCGGCTACGTTCCGTTTGCGGATGATCCGGCTGCCAACCTGGCAGCGATGATCATGCCGATGGTTGCCACCGGACTCCGCGAATCGGCCATATTAATGCGGATGCTGCGCAGCAGCCTGTTGGAGGTCATGCATGCGGACTATATCCGGACCGCATATTCCAAAGGCCTGAAGGAATGGGCGGTGATCATGCGCCACGCGCTGAAGAATGCGCTTGTCCCCGTCGTCACGACCAGCGGCTTGCTCGTGGCGGGACTGTTGGGCGGATTGGTGATT
Above is a genomic segment from Effusibacillus pohliae DSM 22757 containing:
- a CDS encoding ABC transporter permease is translated as MAFLVRRLLLAIPVILLVTVMVFSLLHMLPGDPATVILGQEATPEAVAALREELGLNKPIVIQYLDWLAGVLRGDLGRSLVDHTPVSELIAQRLPATLELTVGTFIVAILIAFPAGIISATRPGKWVDYGSTMFALGGMSIPHFWLGMMFIVFFSVKLGWLPASGYVPFADDPAANLAAMIMPMVATGLRESAILMRMLRSSLLEVMHADYIRTAYSKGLKEWAVIMRHALKNALVPVVTTSGLLVAGLLGGLVITESIFSIPGFGRLIVESIFARDYVTVQGAILVSALLVVVVNLLVDLLYAIIDPRIKVGKGV
- a CDS encoding ABC transporter substrate-binding protein, with the translated sequence MKRKIRWALTAVLAGSLALAGCGGGDKPAGGNAEPKTGGTLNISLDADPPKLDPAFSTALVDRMVFQSIFDKLVDLDANGKIVPMLAEKWEVSDDQKTYTFKLRQGVKFHDGTDFNAEAVKFNFERNMDKASTRRNELKEVDKVTVVDPYTVKVQLKQPFAPFLSVLTDRAGMMVSPEAVKKYGDDFANHPVGTGPFIYKERVKGSTITLEKNPNYWQKGLPKLDKVVYKVMTDSNVALTNLKSGQVDITNRFPFKEIDSYKNDPKIMVVNQADQGYQGMHLNTKKPPFDKKELRQAVDLLIDRDAIVKVVLNGAGTPGHSPFAPSHFAYGDSDKYEKPNLEKAKELLKQAGKPDGFTFTLKIGTTPQNQQLGQMIQNMLKPAGINVNLEKVEFGTLLDQAKKGNFEAVQLGWSGRPDPDQNIFDFVVTGGSNNYSQYSNPEVDKLLNAARVEGDEAKRKALYDQAMKILNDDAEYIYFYHSNTVFGVSKAVKGFTYIPDGMIRTANLSLSK